From one Armatimonadota bacterium genomic stretch:
- the dusB gene encoding tRNA dihydrouridine synthase DusB produces MAGVTNHAFRLICRHHGAAAVWTEMISSYGLRYRNSKTLRMFDWTDEERPVIVQIFGADTDTMASAAAMAEAVGADAIDINLGCPVRKVVRTGAGAALMQNLEQAREVMSAVVQAVSIPVTVKTRKGPDDKHVTAIEVARIAEEVGIAAVTIHGRTAAQGYSGTADWNIIADVKKAVRIPVIGNGDVKSPQDAVRMLTETGCDAVMIGRAALGNPWIFSRTAHYIATGEIPPEPSCAERMEVAREHLRLMTELYGEERGVREMRGQLAWYIKSIPGASQIRRAVSSATTLDEMLALTEEACKQA; encoded by the coding sequence ATGGCAGGCGTCACAAATCACGCATTCCGACTGATTTGTCGACATCATGGTGCGGCGGCAGTCTGGACGGAAATGATAAGCAGTTATGGGCTCCGATATCGAAATTCGAAAACGCTGAGAATGTTCGACTGGACGGATGAAGAAAGGCCTGTAATTGTTCAGATTTTTGGTGCAGACACTGACACAATGGCATCAGCAGCCGCAATGGCTGAGGCTGTTGGGGCAGACGCAATAGATATCAACCTTGGATGTCCAGTTCGCAAGGTAGTGAGAACAGGCGCCGGGGCAGCACTAATGCAAAACCTAGAACAAGCGCGGGAGGTTATGTCAGCCGTCGTCCAAGCAGTAAGCATTCCGGTGACGGTAAAAACACGGAAAGGGCCAGATGACAAACATGTTACGGCCATCGAAGTCGCCAGGATAGCAGAAGAAGTTGGAATCGCCGCAGTGACAATCCACGGTCGCACAGCAGCACAAGGTTACTCAGGAACGGCCGATTGGAATATTATAGCTGATGTAAAAAAGGCTGTACGCATCCCTGTTATCGGCAACGGTGATGTGAAAAGCCCTCAGGATGCAGTGCGCATGTTGACAGAAACAGGCTGTGATGCTGTGATGATAGGCAGAGCGGCACTGGGAAATCCCTGGATATTCAGCAGAACCGCACATTACATAGCTACTGGCGAAATCCCACCAGAACCCTCCTGTGCGGAACGGATGGAAGTTGCCCGCGAACATCTTCGCCTAATGACCGAGCTATACGGCGAGGAACGTGGAGTTAGAGAAATGCGAGGGCAACTAGCCTGGTACATAAAAAGTATCCCAGGCGCTTCCCAGATAAGACGAGCGGTCTCTAGCGCAACGACATTGGACGAAATGCTCGCCCTAACAGAAGAGGCTTGCAAACAAGCGTGA
- a CDS encoding type III pantothenate kinase, whose translation MILTIDVGNTNIMLGVYKDSQLIADWRIRTQLGRTADEYGMLLRDLFEYSNIQFQDITGIAISNVVPPTMSDMVAACRKFFNIEPFVVDPSKDMGIKINYEPKSDVGADRIANAIAAYALYGGPAIVVDLGTATTLDAVSETGEYLGGVIAPGIGISTEALHRAAARLPRIDLVTPPSAIGTTTVTSMQAGILFGFAGQIDELVNRVQSELGGTAKVIATGGLAGLIAPLSRTIEIINLFLTLEGLRILYERAKLAIKTSNE comes from the coding sequence ATGATTCTTACAATCGATGTTGGAAATACAAACATAATGTTAGGAGTCTACAAAGACTCCCAACTGATTGCAGATTGGCGTATTCGTACGCAACTCGGCAGGACAGCGGACGAATATGGAATGCTTCTTCGGGATTTATTTGAATATTCCAACATCCAATTTCAAGACATAACGGGTATAGCCATATCAAACGTTGTACCGCCCACAATGTCGGATATGGTCGCAGCATGTCGGAAGTTCTTTAACATCGAACCATTCGTAGTGGACCCGTCTAAAGACATGGGAATTAAAATTAACTACGAACCAAAATCCGATGTTGGAGCGGATAGAATAGCCAACGCCATCGCAGCATATGCACTTTACGGCGGTCCAGCGATAGTTGTGGATTTAGGCACCGCAACAACGCTAGACGCCGTTTCTGAAACAGGTGAATACCTGGGAGGTGTGATTGCGCCAGGAATCGGCATATCAACAGAAGCACTCCACCGCGCCGCTGCCCGATTGCCAAGGATAGATTTAGTGACCCCGCCATCGGCAATAGGCACAACAACGGTCACCAGTATGCAAGCAGGAATATTATTTGGATTTGCTGGCCAGATTGACGAGTTAGTTAACCGAGTGCAAAGTGAGCTGGGAGGAACTGCAAAGGTAATAGCAACAGGTGGACTGGCCGGTTTAATCGCGCCACTTAGTCGGACAATAGAAATCATTAACCTCTTTCTTACACTAGAGGGTCTAAGAATCCTCTATGAAAGAGCAAAATTGGCAATCAAAACTAGCAACGAGTAG
- the rpoD gene encoding RNA polymerase sigma factor RpoD yields MTVEDIKENAEIQKLLNEGKRKGILTYDEISDTLSRQEDIDADQIDDLLQTFADEGIQVVEEIKDAELVEEAPVPEEAPVHDIEVHEEELAAMEGLPLDDSVRMWLREIGRTPLLTMEEEVALAKTIAEGDGKTPEAQKAKEKLIQANLRLVVSIAKRYSGRGMSFPDLIQEGNIGLIRAVEKFDYRKGYKFSTYATWWIRQAITRAIADQGRTIRIPVHMVETINRLIKTSSHLLQELGREPTMEELAREMDLPVERVSEIMRIAPEPLSLETPIGEEEDSHLSDFIQDRDTVSPDDAASHQLLRERIVEVLSELTSRERDVLRMRFGLDDGYPRTLEEVGRHFQVTRERIRQIEAKALKKLRHAKRRKKLEEYLA; encoded by the coding sequence GTGACAGTTGAAGATATTAAAGAAAACGCAGAAATACAAAAACTACTAAACGAAGGCAAACGCAAGGGCATACTTACGTACGACGAGATCAGCGACACTCTGAGCCGCCAAGAAGATATTGACGCGGACCAGATAGACGATCTCCTGCAAACGTTTGCTGATGAAGGAATTCAAGTAGTCGAGGAGATCAAAGATGCTGAACTCGTCGAGGAAGCCCCTGTGCCTGAAGAAGCACCCGTCCATGACATCGAGGTTCATGAAGAAGAACTCGCTGCCATGGAAGGACTTCCGCTTGACGACTCGGTTAGGATGTGGCTCCGCGAGATTGGTCGAACTCCGCTCCTAACAATGGAGGAAGAGGTTGCCCTTGCCAAAACAATAGCTGAAGGCGACGGCAAGACTCCGGAAGCTCAAAAAGCAAAGGAAAAGCTAATTCAAGCAAACCTGCGTCTCGTCGTAAGCATTGCAAAAAGATACAGCGGTCGCGGGATGTCATTTCCTGATCTAATTCAAGAAGGAAATATCGGGCTTATTCGCGCAGTCGAGAAATTCGATTATAGGAAAGGCTATAAGTTCAGCACATACGCCACATGGTGGATTCGCCAGGCGATCACTCGTGCTATAGCGGACCAGGGTCGGACAATTCGAATCCCGGTGCATATGGTCGAGACGATCAACCGTCTAATAAAGACATCAAGCCACCTCCTTCAAGAACTTGGCCGTGAGCCAACGATGGAAGAGCTGGCTCGAGAAATGGACTTGCCGGTTGAGCGCGTTAGCGAAATTATGCGGATTGCACCTGAGCCTCTTTCGCTCGAAACACCTATCGGAGAAGAAGAGGATAGTCACCTTTCCGACTTTATTCAAGATCGTGACACCGTTTCGCCAGACGACGCCGCATCGCATCAGCTCTTGCGCGAGCGGATTGTCGAGGTGCTATCAGAGCTTACCAGTCGAGAACGGGATGTGCTGAGGATGCGTTTCGGACTGGACGACGGCTACCCCAGAACACTCGAGGAAGTTGGGCGGCACTTTCAGGTCACACGAGAGCGCATCCGCCAGATTGAAGCCAAAGCTCTTAAAAAGCTCCGCCATGCCAAGCGACGGAAAAAACTCGAAGAGTACCTGGCATAG
- the dnaG gene encoding DNA primase — protein MADVRDAIDEIRTKLSILDVVSDYVTLKRVGKNHVGLCPFHAEKTPSFTVSEQFQTWHCFGCGEHGDIFAFVMKAESLTFPEALERLAKRAGVELERLQKRHSSRRDALREVNEIAASYYRELLNRTPIAIEYLRRRGLADQTIEQFKLGYAAAAWDGLVSYLTKKGVNLACAAEAGLVIKSDRDDGYYDRFRHRIIFPIFDIHEQTIGFGGRAIASDDQPKYLNSPETPLFSKTKALYGLNFARKKIAELDQAIVVEGYTDVIACHQAGFENCVATLGTALTREHINVLLRYTKRVVLAYDADSAGISAAIRGASMFEEAGCDVRIARLPGGDDPDSVLRKGLVTEFAAAISNALPIIDYRLAILMENHDLSSYTGRAEMLKQAVRILAEIPTSIEREKHIRKLARYHPNFETGTTRAEEHLRQDIELIARRQQSIKGIKTPINQWAKPKTAVEKAEISILRTLIHNEAGAQLIVEALSENDFSNDLTRTAAKAAFEAVRENGVAELNKIIGSVTTEVGRFLSELALREDIPPLNEKGLQDCIELIKKSKLRKMRTSDILAPYMKDGIIDASKDLRKAAIRQAIELFRETGKVDPKAGPKGMNESDS, from the coding sequence GTGGCTGATGTGCGCGACGCCATCGATGAGATTCGGACAAAGCTCAGTATTCTTGACGTCGTATCCGACTATGTTACTCTGAAGCGCGTCGGAAAAAATCACGTCGGGCTCTGCCCATTCCATGCAGAAAAAACACCTTCTTTTACGGTCAGCGAGCAATTTCAAACTTGGCATTGTTTCGGCTGTGGTGAGCATGGCGATATTTTCGCATTTGTGATGAAGGCGGAGAGCCTCACTTTCCCGGAAGCCCTCGAACGATTGGCAAAACGTGCGGGAGTAGAGCTTGAGCGCCTTCAAAAACGACATTCAAGCCGCAGAGATGCCCTTAGGGAAGTAAATGAAATAGCAGCTTCCTACTATCGGGAGTTGCTAAACCGAACACCAATCGCTATTGAATATCTTCGCAGGCGCGGGCTTGCCGATCAAACTATCGAGCAGTTTAAGCTCGGATATGCCGCAGCCGCTTGGGATGGCTTGGTCTCTTACCTGACCAAAAAAGGCGTGAACTTGGCTTGTGCGGCAGAGGCAGGCCTTGTTATCAAAAGCGATCGTGACGACGGATATTATGACCGTTTTAGGCATAGGATTATTTTTCCGATCTTTGACATACACGAACAGACAATCGGCTTCGGCGGTCGGGCCATCGCCTCCGACGACCAACCAAAATATCTAAATTCGCCAGAGACCCCGCTCTTTAGCAAAACAAAAGCGCTTTATGGTCTCAACTTTGCACGTAAAAAGATTGCAGAGCTTGACCAAGCGATTGTTGTTGAAGGCTATACAGACGTAATTGCCTGCCACCAAGCAGGTTTCGAGAACTGTGTAGCCACGTTAGGAACGGCGCTCACTAGGGAACATATTAATGTACTACTACGCTATACAAAGCGGGTAGTGTTAGCTTACGATGCCGATTCTGCGGGAATTTCGGCGGCAATTAGAGGCGCTTCCATGTTTGAAGAAGCTGGGTGCGACGTACGAATAGCCAGGCTTCCGGGCGGCGACGATCCAGATAGTGTGCTTAGGAAAGGACTTGTAACCGAGTTTGCCGCCGCAATTTCAAATGCACTACCAATTATAGATTACAGGCTTGCGATACTAATGGAGAACCATGATCTTTCATCTTACACAGGCAGAGCAGAAATGCTCAAACAGGCTGTAAGGATCTTGGCTGAGATTCCCACTAGTATCGAACGTGAAAAGCATATTAGAAAGCTCGCAAGGTATCATCCGAACTTTGAGACGGGTACAACTAGAGCGGAGGAACACCTAAGGCAGGATATTGAACTAATAGCGCGAAGGCAACAGAGCATAAAAGGAATAAAAACGCCTATCAACCAATGGGCAAAACCCAAAACAGCCGTTGAGAAGGCTGAAATTTCAATCTTAAGAACATTAATTCACAACGAGGCGGGGGCGCAACTCATTGTAGAAGCGCTATCAGAAAATGATTTTTCAAACGACCTAACCCGCACAGCGGCAAAAGCGGCGTTCGAAGCCGTTAGGGAAAATGGAGTGGCCGAGCTAAACAAGATAATAGGCTCAGTTACAACTGAAGTCGGCAGATTTCTAAGCGAGCTTGCATTGCGGGAGGACATACCGCCACTTAATGAAAAAGGTTTGCAGGATTGTATTGAATTGATAAAGAAATCAAAACTTAGGAAAATGAGAACTTCGGACATTCTTGCACCGTATATGAAAGATGGTATAATAGATGCTTCAAAGGATTTGCGCAAAGCAGCAATCAGACAAGCTATCGAATTATTTAGAGAAACCGGAAAAGTAGATCCAAAAGCTGGTCCTAAAGGGATGAACGAAAGTGACAGTTGA
- a CDS encoding PAS domain-containing protein has product MFDSNEALLARVEELQKELEESKQYIATLEKAKRELEQKIRSLSEPSGEPIPITEIEETLKRFVRKTAEILYAEKCVFMLFDKESGELVATKPAYGLTDEEIKAFRVRATQGVSGEVFRTGKPIIIHDALNDERTYKDNVALLHVRNGVCVPLISEKRDEEGRVIESTTIGVLHVFNQRYGNIFTEEDVRLLQRYAKNATAVILNAQIYREFVAEKEDLEHIIESVYAGLLMVNKDGRITQMNASARSMFGAQGKDVLGKMYYEVIDEPKVKDILVQCLTENTEIASEISLRLDESERIYQVQTALVKGEEQQPIGVVAIFNDITEIRNVERMKTAFVSTVSHELRTPLTSIKGFISTLLMDEEGYYDRDTQREFYTIIDTECDRLTRLISDLLNVSRIEAGRALELNLKPVNLPNLIEKVVTVQKSYTNKHTFKIELDDLPEITADEDKVDQILTNLTNNAIKYSPKGGQITITGTSKDGMVTISVADQGMGIPKDHLPKVFERFHRVDNRDTREVGGTGIGLYLVKHLVEAHGGKIWVESELGKGSTFTFTLPITPPSEEEEETKEKEAVA; this is encoded by the coding sequence ATGTTCGACAGTAACGAGGCGTTGCTCGCCAGGGTTGAAGAACTCCAAAAAGAGTTAGAGGAGAGCAAGCAATATATAGCAACCCTTGAAAAGGCAAAGAGAGAGCTCGAGCAGAAAATTCGAAGCCTCTCCGAGCCTAGTGGCGAGCCGATTCCAATAACTGAAATTGAGGAGACCCTTAAAAGGTTCGTACGCAAGACAGCTGAGATTCTCTACGCCGAAAAGTGTGTGTTTATGCTTTTTGACAAAGAAAGCGGTGAACTTGTAGCTACTAAACCTGCTTATGGGTTGACCGACGAAGAGATAAAGGCATTCAGGGTCCGTGCCACACAGGGAGTTTCGGGCGAGGTATTCCGAACTGGCAAGCCAATTATAATACATGATGCGTTGAATGACGAACGCACGTACAAGGATAATGTTGCTCTTCTCCATGTTCGCAATGGTGTTTGCGTGCCCCTGATCTCTGAAAAACGCGATGAAGAGGGGCGCGTGATTGAGAGTACCACTATTGGTGTTCTTCATGTTTTCAACCAGCGCTATGGAAACATTTTTACTGAAGAAGACGTTCGCCTACTTCAACGCTATGCAAAGAACGCTACTGCGGTAATTCTGAATGCCCAGATATATCGCGAATTTGTCGCGGAAAAAGAAGACCTTGAGCACATCATCGAGAGTGTATACGCAGGCTTGTTAATGGTAAACAAGGACGGCAGAATCACTCAGATGAATGCCTCTGCACGGTCGATGTTTGGTGCGCAGGGTAAAGATGTTCTTGGCAAAATGTATTATGAGGTAATAGACGAACCAAAGGTAAAGGACATACTTGTCCAATGCTTAACGGAAAATACAGAAATCGCAAGCGAAATCTCGCTCCGTTTGGACGAGAGCGAGAGGATTTATCAAGTACAAACGGCACTTGTTAAGGGCGAAGAGCAGCAACCCATAGGCGTTGTTGCAATCTTTAATGATATTACAGAAATACGAAACGTTGAGCGAATGAAAACGGCGTTTGTGTCAACTGTTTCCCATGAGCTTCGAACTCCTCTGACTTCGATTAAGGGCTTCATTTCTACGCTCTTGATGGATGAAGAGGGTTATTACGACCGTGATACTCAGCGTGAGTTCTACACAATCATTGACACTGAGTGTGACCGTCTTACCAGATTAATTAGTGACTTGCTGAACGTTTCTAGAATCGAAGCTGGCCGAGCGTTGGAACTCAACCTTAAGCCTGTCAACTTGCCGAATCTAATCGAAAAGGTCGTCACCGTCCAAAAATCATACACAAATAAGCATACCTTTAAGATAGAGCTCGATGACCTGCCAGAAATCACAGCCGATGAAGACAAAGTCGACCAAATTTTGACCAACCTAACAAACAACGCAATCAAGTATTCACCAAAGGGTGGTCAAATTACTATAACCGGTACATCAAAAGACGGTATGGTTACAATAAGCGTTGCCGACCAGGGAATGGGAATTCCTAAGGACCACTTACCAAAAGTGTTTGAGCGATTCCATCGCGTTGACAACCGGGATACGCGTGAAGTTGGCGGTACTGGAATAGGTCTCTACCTTGTGAAGCACCTTGTTGAGGCGCATGGCGGCAAGATTTGGGTTGAAAGTGAGCTAGGGAAAGGCTCGACGTTTACGTTCACTTTGCCGATAACGCCTCCGTCTGAGGAAGAGGAAGAAACGAAAGAGAAAGAGGCCGTAGCTTGA
- the dut gene encoding dUTP diphosphatase: MAQVTVKVLIQKLPDAEDLPLPDYATAGAAGIDLHAAVENDTILNPGERKLISAGIRIAIPEGFEGQIRPRSGLALRHGIGCVNSPGTIDSDYRGPIQVILINFGDKPFTIHRGDRIAQLVIAPVAKAALVESKFLPETERSDAGFGHTGVAPTNNK; encoded by the coding sequence ATGGCTCAAGTAACGGTAAAAGTTCTTATCCAAAAGCTGCCTGATGCCGAGGACCTTCCTCTCCCTGATTATGCAACTGCTGGAGCCGCTGGCATTGACCTTCATGCGGCGGTGGAAAACGATACAATCCTCAATCCGGGCGAGCGTAAGCTCATTTCAGCTGGTATACGAATAGCAATCCCCGAAGGTTTTGAAGGGCAAATACGTCCAAGAAGCGGCTTGGCGCTAAGACATGGCATTGGCTGTGTGAATTCTCCCGGCACGATTGATTCTGATTACCGAGGGCCTATTCAAGTGATTTTGATCAACTTTGGCGATAAACCATTTACTATCCATCGGGGAGACCGCATTGCTCAGCTTGTGATTGCGCCAGTCGCGAAGGCAGCCCTTGTCGAATCGAAATTTCTTCCTGAAACTGAGCGCAGCGACGCTGGCTTCGGCCACACAGGTGTTGCTCCGACGAACAACAAATAG
- a CDS encoding Glu/Leu/Phe/Val dehydrogenase produces MSVVDLNQISKFIDVSAEAQQLLSKSDQEAYANLNFKWEGQLISADAYIVLHCLVRGPGKGGIRMSDGVSLEETRRLAELMTYKCALTRIPFGGAKSGICIAPQTLTPEARRALIAEYVHMFGLYLQSGTYVPAPDLGTGPSDMATIYGYTHVPESVTGKPPRIGGLPGREEATGYGVATVVRMAVADILGKELSDATVAIQGYGNVGYWTAKFLSEWGMRVIAVSDVGSALYSDVGLPISEIGKVNSLAATGMPQIPRDELLVVPVDVLIPAAVENVITEKTAPNIQAKLVVEAANDPTTTEGNKILTERGIPVIPDILANAGGVVASYIEWRQAKSGSLTEKEETYAAIEKQLSQAYRETTEVARSKNITHRLAAQIIAVDEVVQSMRDRGWI; encoded by the coding sequence ATGAGTGTAGTTGACTTAAATCAAATTTCAAAATTCATTGATGTTAGCGCTGAAGCCCAACAACTTCTTAGCAAGAGCGATCAAGAAGCATATGCAAACCTAAACTTTAAGTGGGAAGGTCAACTTATTTCAGCTGATGCTTATATCGTTCTTCATTGCTTGGTTCGTGGACCTGGCAAGGGCGGCATTAGAATGTCCGATGGTGTTAGTCTTGAGGAGACGCGCAGGCTTGCAGAACTTATGACATACAAGTGCGCGCTCACACGAATTCCTTTTGGCGGTGCTAAGTCTGGTATTTGCATTGCTCCCCAGACTCTCACACCAGAGGCTAGGCGTGCGCTGATTGCAGAATACGTTCATATGTTTGGATTGTATCTCCAATCTGGCACATACGTGCCAGCGCCTGACCTTGGCACGGGTCCTTCCGACATGGCTACTATTTATGGCTACACCCATGTTCCTGAATCCGTAACTGGGAAGCCGCCTAGGATTGGAGGACTTCCAGGTCGTGAAGAAGCAACCGGTTATGGAGTTGCTACTGTAGTTAGGATGGCAGTAGCTGATATCCTTGGAAAAGAGTTGTCCGATGCCACAGTTGCAATACAAGGATATGGCAATGTTGGATACTGGACTGCCAAGTTTCTTTCTGAATGGGGCATGAGGGTAATCGCAGTGTCGGATGTTGGGTCTGCTTTATACTCAGATGTTGGGCTGCCTATTTCCGAGATTGGAAAAGTGAATTCCCTGGCAGCTACAGGTATGCCCCAGATACCGCGCGATGAGCTACTGGTTGTCCCAGTAGATGTGTTAATTCCTGCGGCGGTAGAGAATGTCATTACAGAAAAGACGGCACCAAATATTCAGGCAAAATTAGTTGTTGAAGCCGCCAATGATCCTACTACAACCGAGGGCAATAAAATACTCACTGAGAGGGGAATCCCCGTAATCCCTGACATTCTTGCCAACGCCGGAGGCGTTGTTGCTTCATATATTGAGTGGCGCCAGGCGAAGTCTGGAAGCCTTACAGAAAAAGAAGAAACTTATGCGGCTATCGAAAAGCAGCTCTCTCAGGCATATAGAGAGACAACTGAGGTTGCTAGGAGCAAGAATATAACTCATAGATTGGCAGCGCAGATAATTGCAGTGGATGAAGTTGTTCAGTCAATGCGCGACCGTGGCTGGATCTAA
- a CDS encoding type IIA DNA topoisomerase subunit B, which produces MAVEQKEEKTNGVNNYDADQITVLKGLEAVRMRPAMYIGSTGPKGLHHLFIEVVDNSIDEALAGRCDRIDVTLHTDKSISVRDNGQGIPVDIHSEMGVSGVEVAMTMLHAGAKFNSGAYKVSGGLHGVGVSAVNALSEWCYVEVRQKGGIWRQDYRRGVPTGPLRKIGKTKETGTYTRWLADHEIFGKIEYNPEILTQRLRELAYLNKQVKITFTLEETGETQVFHYKTGIAAFVEHLNRNKDPIHKVIYFARQREDIDVEIALQYNEGYHEEILTFANNINTAEGGVHLSGFKTALTRVINAYARKIGALKEKDNNFTGEDVREGLTAVISVKLLHPQFEGQTKTKLGNSEVEGIVNSIVGEGLSEFLEENPAVGKKIVEKALTACRAREAARKAADLVKRQSALENSSLPGKLADCSERDPSKCEIYLVEGDSAGGSAKQGRDRRYQAVLPLRGKILNVEKARLDKALENEEIRALITALGTGIARGMSGDDENYEQNGAEENTANGNGNGKENAFGCDLRKLRYDRVIIMTDADVDGDHIRTLLLTFFFRYMRPLIEAGHVYIAQPPLYRVSVGKDQQFYAKNDQDLEEILKNIRGKKDVKVQRFKGLGEMNADQLAETTMNPATRTILQVTMEDAVLADEIFTTLMGDKVEPRREFIERHAKEVADVDWHY; this is translated from the coding sequence ATGGCAGTTGAACAAAAGGAAGAAAAGACTAACGGCGTAAATAATTATGATGCTGATCAAATAACTGTCTTAAAAGGCCTCGAGGCAGTACGAATGCGTCCAGCCATGTATATTGGTAGCACTGGGCCAAAAGGACTGCACCATCTTTTTATCGAGGTCGTAGATAATTCAATTGATGAAGCGCTTGCGGGCCGCTGTGATAGAATTGATGTTACTTTACATACCGACAAAAGCATATCAGTCCGCGACAATGGCCAGGGAATACCAGTTGACATCCACTCTGAGATGGGCGTGTCAGGCGTCGAAGTAGCGATGACTATGCTCCATGCAGGCGCAAAGTTCAACAGTGGCGCGTATAAAGTTTCAGGTGGTTTGCATGGCGTAGGTGTTTCAGCAGTAAATGCCCTCTCCGAGTGGTGCTATGTCGAAGTGCGTCAGAAAGGCGGCATATGGAGGCAGGATTACCGCCGTGGAGTACCCACCGGTCCGCTCAGGAAAATCGGAAAAACCAAAGAGACCGGCACATACACTCGCTGGCTAGCCGATCATGAGATTTTTGGTAAAATAGAATACAACCCCGAAATCCTTACCCAAAGGCTTCGAGAACTAGCGTATCTTAACAAGCAAGTTAAAATAACATTTACGCTCGAAGAAACCGGAGAAACCCAAGTATTCCACTACAAGACAGGAATTGCGGCATTTGTTGAACACCTCAACCGAAATAAGGACCCTATCCACAAGGTTATCTACTTCGCACGCCAACGCGAAGACATTGATGTAGAGATTGCTCTCCAATATAACGAAGGCTACCATGAAGAAATCCTGACGTTCGCAAACAACATCAATACTGCTGAGGGCGGCGTTCATCTATCCGGCTTTAAAACTGCCCTAACAAGGGTAATCAACGCCTATGCTCGCAAGATTGGCGCTCTAAAGGAAAAGGACAACAACTTCACAGGCGAAGATGTTCGCGAAGGATTGACAGCAGTCATCTCTGTCAAGCTACTTCACCCACAGTTTGAAGGCCAAACAAAGACCAAACTTGGAAACAGCGAAGTAGAAGGTATAGTAAACTCAATCGTCGGCGAGGGTCTCTCGGAATTCCTTGAGGAAAACCCTGCGGTTGGAAAGAAAATTGTCGAAAAGGCTCTTACGGCATGCAGAGCTCGCGAGGCAGCACGCAAAGCGGCGGATCTTGTGAAGCGACAAAGTGCCCTGGAGAACTCATCTCTCCCCGGCAAGCTTGCCGACTGTTCAGAACGCGACCCATCGAAGTGTGAGATTTACCTAGTGGAGGGCGACTCCGCAGGTGGCTCCGCAAAACAGGGCCGCGACCGGCGATACCAAGCCGTCCTGCCGCTGAGAGGTAAAATTTTAAACGTTGAGAAAGCTCGCCTAGATAAAGCTTTGGAAAACGAAGAAATTCGCGCGCTTATCACCGCTCTTGGCACTGGAATCGCCCGCGGCATGAGTGGTGATGACGAGAATTACGAGCAAAATGGCGCCGAAGAGAATACAGCCAACGGTAATGGCAACGGCAAAGAAAACGCGTTCGGCTGTGACTTGAGAAAACTCCGATATGATAGGGTTATAATAATGACCGATGCCGACGTCGACGGGGATCATATTCGGACGCTACTGCTCACCTTCTTTTTCCGCTACATGAGGCCTCTCATCGAAGCTGGCCATGTATATATTGCTCAGCCACCGCTCTACCGCGTTAGCGTGGGCAAAGATCAACAATTCTATGCAAAAAATGACCAAGACCTAGAAGAAATCCTTAAAAACATACGAGGTAAGAAGGACGTAAAAGTTCAAAGGTTCAAAGGTCTCGGCGAAATGAACGCCGACCAACTAGCAGAGACAACAATGAACCCAGCAACGCGAACAATACTCCAAGTAACAATGGAAGACGCGGTGCTGGCTGACGAAATATTTACCACTCTAATGGGCGATAAAGTCGAGCCAAGGCGGGAATTCATCGAACGGCATGCAAAAGAGGTTGCGGACGTTGACTGGCATTACTAA